From candidate division KSB1 bacterium, a single genomic window includes:
- a CDS encoding Gfo/Idh/MocA family oxidoreductase — MSSKIAVVGCGYWGKNLVRNFRELDALAMVCDATRNGIKLAEELAPGIQLVENFDEVLSSDVRGVVIATPSETHFNLANQALEAGKDVFVEKPLAINYQEGAYLVELAQVQKKILMVGHVLEYHPAFVKLMELICGGVLGKIQYIYSNRLSLGKIRREENILWSFAPHDIAIILRILGKLPFQVVACGGNFVQPNIADVTVTNLLFDNSVRAHIYVSWLHPFKEQRLVVIGAKKMASFDDVSKKLLLYDQRVELKEGEPIPIKGDGEEVAYSRDEPLKAECQAFLNALETREAPLTDGQSGLDVLRVLQAAQRSLIMNGQQVTIPENNLRPTNGNGTKIIRVVDEFVEEHGNGQS; from the coding sequence GTGTCCTCTAAAATTGCTGTTGTTGGATGTGGGTACTGGGGCAAGAACCTGGTACGAAACTTCAGAGAACTCGACGCCCTGGCAATGGTTTGTGATGCCACACGTAACGGCATCAAATTAGCGGAAGAACTCGCACCTGGAATCCAACTGGTTGAAAATTTTGATGAAGTTCTAAGTTCTGATGTCCGGGGTGTGGTGATAGCCACGCCGTCAGAAACGCATTTTAATCTGGCGAATCAGGCTCTGGAGGCCGGCAAAGACGTTTTTGTGGAGAAACCGCTTGCTATCAATTATCAAGAAGGCGCCTATCTTGTCGAACTGGCTCAAGTCCAGAAGAAAATTCTAATGGTTGGCCACGTGCTCGAATACCATCCTGCGTTTGTGAAGTTGATGGAGTTGATTTGCGGCGGGGTTCTCGGCAAAATTCAGTATATCTACTCCAATCGTTTGAGTCTGGGCAAGATCAGGCGTGAAGAGAATATTCTTTGGAGTTTTGCTCCCCATGATATCGCAATCATTCTTCGGATTCTGGGTAAGCTGCCGTTTCAAGTCGTCGCCTGTGGTGGTAATTTTGTCCAGCCCAATATTGCCGATGTTACGGTTACAAATTTACTTTTTGATAATTCGGTTAGAGCGCATATTTATGTCTCCTGGCTGCATCCGTTCAAGGAGCAGCGGTTGGTTGTTATCGGCGCAAAAAAAATGGCCAGCTTCGATGATGTCAGTAAGAAGCTTCTCCTTTACGATCAACGTGTTGAGCTGAAAGAGGGAGAACCGATCCCGATTAAAGGGGATGGCGAAGAAGTTGCATACAGCCGGGATGAACCTTTAAAAGCTGAATGTCAGGCGTTCTTAAATGCTTTAGAGACCCGCGAGGCGCCTTTGACAGATGGCCAGAGCGGGTTGGATGTTTTGCGCGTATTGCAAGCTGCGCAAAGATCACTGATCATGAACGGCCAGCAAGTTACGATTCCCGAAAATAATCTCCGGCCGACAAATGGAAATGGCACCAAGATCATTAGAGTAGTGGATGAATTTGTAGAAGAACATGGAAACGGACAATCGTAA